The following are from one region of the Oreochromis aureus strain Israel breed Guangdong linkage group 1, ZZ_aureus, whole genome shotgun sequence genome:
- the LOC116325600 gene encoding homeobox-containing protein 1-like isoform X1, producing the protein MFQQCEEPRFTIEQIDLLQRLRRTGITQAEVLHALDTLDHLDRQHGHKLTHKPSYVPPSSSSTVAASSSMTSTATQTSFPNNRLSLSPNNNFDTTSPPLPVPVASPNTITAVVPNGLVAVTNGKLSPPRFPLGVVSATVTTPGYAFEASEEDIDVDEKVEDLMRRDSAVIKEEIKSFLANRRISQAVVAQVTGISQSRISHWLLQQGSDLSEQKKRAFFRWYQLEKTNPGATLAMRATPLALEEVMDWNQAPPTFGSAPGGFRLRRGSRFTWRKECLAVMEGYFNDNQYPDEAKREEIATACNAVIQKPGKKLSDLERVTSLKVYNWFANRRKDIKRRANIEAAILESHGIEVQSPGGQSNSDDVDGNDFPDQGCEVSLFDKRASARQFSFSRADLSSPTQVPTLLPSWFSALGRGGVSGQRATSLIGRSLISGAVPQMEGSRLTGVSWSPPSPSLQDEPTVHSALSEPQDPVSLEKAAAVSDSSPAVTNQGDGAGCSMGNDIKTETLEDD; encoded by the exons ATGTTCCAGCAGTGTGAGGAGCCTCGCTTCACCATCGAGCAAATTGACCTCCTCCAGAGGCTACGGAGGACGGGCATCACCCAGGCAGAGGTTCTCCATGCGCTGGACACCCTGGATCACCTGGATCGGCAGCATGGGCACAAGTTGACCCATAAACCTTCCTATGTACCACCCTCGTCTTCCAGCACTGTCGCCGCCTCTTCTTCCATGACTTCTACCGCCACTCAGACAAGTTTTCCCAACAACCGCCTCTCATTGTCCCCTAATAACAACTTTGACACCACCTCCCCACCTCTGCCTGTTCCAGTAGCCTCACCTAATACCATAACAGCAGTAGTGCCAAACGGTTTGGTTGCTGTTACCAATGGGAAGCTTTCACCACCCCGGTTTCCTCTTGGTGTGGTTAGCGCTACTGTAACCACACCAGGGTATGCGTTTGAAGCCAGTGAAGAGGACATAGATGTTGATGAAAAGGTGGAGGACTTGATGAG GAGGGACAGTGCTGTGATCAAGGAAGAGATTAAATCCTTCCTGGCGAATCGACGTATATCCCAAGCTGTGGTTGCTCAGGTAACAG GGATCAGTCAGAGCCGGATCTCCCACTGGCTCCTACAGCAGGGATCAGACCTCAGCGAGCAGAAGAAGCGAGCTTTCTTCCGCTGGTACCAGCTGGAGAAGACCAATCCTG GTGCTACTCTGGCAATGCGAGCCACCCCCTTAGCACTGGAGGAGGTGATGGACTGGAATCAAGCTCCTCCTACATTTGGTTCGGCCCCCGGTGGCTTCCGTCTGCGACGAGGGAGCAGATTTACCTGGAGGAAGGAGTGTCTGGCTGTCATGGAGGG CTATTTCAATGATAACCAGTATCCTGATGAAGCCAAGAGAGAGGAGATTGCCACTGCCTGCAATGCTGTCATACAGAAACCAG GAAAGAAGCTGTCTGATTTGGAGAGGGTAACATCCCTGAAGGTCTACAACTGGTTTGCTAACCGCCGCAAAGACATCAAGAGGCGTGCTAATATTG AAGCAGCCATCTTGGAGAGTCATGGCATCGAGGTTCAGAGTCCAggaggtcagtcaaacagcgaCGACGTGGATGGCAACGACTTCCCTGACCAG GGCTGTGAGGTGTCCTTATTTGATAAGAGAGCTTCAGCAAGGCAGTTCAGTTTCAGTCGAGCTGACCTGTCCTCTCCAACCCAG GTTCCCACACTGCTTCCCAGCTGGTTTTCTGCCCTGGGTAGAGGGGGCGTGTCTGGACAGAGGGCCACATCTCTGATTGGTCGCTCCCTAATATCAGGCGCGGTTCCTCAGATGGAAGGTTCCAGACTAACAGGTGTTTCCTGGTCCCCTCCTTCCCCCTCTCTCCAGGACGAGCCCACAGTTCACAGTGCCCTGTCCGAGCCCCAGGATCCAGTCAGTTTGGAGAAGGCGGCGGCGGTGAGTGACAGCAGCCCGGCGGTAACCAATCAGGGGGATGGCGCAGGGTGCAGCATGGGGAATGACATCAAGACGGAGACTCTGGAGGACGACTGA
- the LOC116325600 gene encoding homeobox-containing protein 1-like isoform X3, whose amino-acid sequence MFQQCEEPRFTIEQIDLLQRLRRTGITQAEVLHALDTLDHLDRQHGHKLTHKPSYVPPSSSSTVAASSSMTSTATQTSFPNNRLSLSPNNNFDTTSPPLPVPVASPNTITAVVPNGLVAVTNGKLSPPRFPLGVVSATVTTPGYAFEASEEDIDVDEKVEDLMRRDSAVIKEEIKSFLANRRISQAVVAQVTGISQSRISHWLLQQGSDLSEQKKRAFFRWYQLEKTNPGATLAMRATPLALEEVMDWNQAPPTFGSAPGGFRLRRGSRFTWRKECLAVMEGYFNDNQYPDEAKREEIATACNAVIQKPGKKLSDLERVTSLKVYNWFANRRKDIKRRANIAILESHGIEVQSPGGQSNSDDVDGNDFPDQGCEVSLFDKRASARQFSFSRADLSSPTQVPTLLPSWFSALGRGGVSGQRATSLIGRSLISGAVPQMEGSRLTGVSWSPPSPSLQDEPTVHSALSEPQDPVSLEKAAAVSDSSPAVTNQGDGAGCSMGNDIKTETLEDD is encoded by the exons ATGTTCCAGCAGTGTGAGGAGCCTCGCTTCACCATCGAGCAAATTGACCTCCTCCAGAGGCTACGGAGGACGGGCATCACCCAGGCAGAGGTTCTCCATGCGCTGGACACCCTGGATCACCTGGATCGGCAGCATGGGCACAAGTTGACCCATAAACCTTCCTATGTACCACCCTCGTCTTCCAGCACTGTCGCCGCCTCTTCTTCCATGACTTCTACCGCCACTCAGACAAGTTTTCCCAACAACCGCCTCTCATTGTCCCCTAATAACAACTTTGACACCACCTCCCCACCTCTGCCTGTTCCAGTAGCCTCACCTAATACCATAACAGCAGTAGTGCCAAACGGTTTGGTTGCTGTTACCAATGGGAAGCTTTCACCACCCCGGTTTCCTCTTGGTGTGGTTAGCGCTACTGTAACCACACCAGGGTATGCGTTTGAAGCCAGTGAAGAGGACATAGATGTTGATGAAAAGGTGGAGGACTTGATGAG GAGGGACAGTGCTGTGATCAAGGAAGAGATTAAATCCTTCCTGGCGAATCGACGTATATCCCAAGCTGTGGTTGCTCAGGTAACAG GGATCAGTCAGAGCCGGATCTCCCACTGGCTCCTACAGCAGGGATCAGACCTCAGCGAGCAGAAGAAGCGAGCTTTCTTCCGCTGGTACCAGCTGGAGAAGACCAATCCTG GTGCTACTCTGGCAATGCGAGCCACCCCCTTAGCACTGGAGGAGGTGATGGACTGGAATCAAGCTCCTCCTACATTTGGTTCGGCCCCCGGTGGCTTCCGTCTGCGACGAGGGAGCAGATTTACCTGGAGGAAGGAGTGTCTGGCTGTCATGGAGGG CTATTTCAATGATAACCAGTATCCTGATGAAGCCAAGAGAGAGGAGATTGCCACTGCCTGCAATGCTGTCATACAGAAACCAG GAAAGAAGCTGTCTGATTTGGAGAGGGTAACATCCCTGAAGGTCTACAACTGGTTTGCTAACCGCCGCAAAGACATCAAGAGGCGTGCTAATATTG CCATCTTGGAGAGTCATGGCATCGAGGTTCAGAGTCCAggaggtcagtcaaacagcgaCGACGTGGATGGCAACGACTTCCCTGACCAG GGCTGTGAGGTGTCCTTATTTGATAAGAGAGCTTCAGCAAGGCAGTTCAGTTTCAGTCGAGCTGACCTGTCCTCTCCAACCCAG GTTCCCACACTGCTTCCCAGCTGGTTTTCTGCCCTGGGTAGAGGGGGCGTGTCTGGACAGAGGGCCACATCTCTGATTGGTCGCTCCCTAATATCAGGCGCGGTTCCTCAGATGGAAGGTTCCAGACTAACAGGTGTTTCCTGGTCCCCTCCTTCCCCCTCTCTCCAGGACGAGCCCACAGTTCACAGTGCCCTGTCCGAGCCCCAGGATCCAGTCAGTTTGGAGAAGGCGGCGGCGGTGAGTGACAGCAGCCCGGCGGTAACCAATCAGGGGGATGGCGCAGGGTGCAGCATGGGGAATGACATCAAGACGGAGACTCTGGAGGACGACTGA
- the LOC116325600 gene encoding homeobox-containing protein 1-like isoform X2, whose translation MFQQCEEPRFTIEQIDLLQRLRRTGITQAEVLHALDTLDHLDRQHGHKLTHKPSYVPPSSSSTVAASSSMTSTATQTSFPNNRLSLSPNNNFDTTSPPLPVPVASPNTITAVVPNGLVAVTNGKLSPPRFPLGVVSATVTTPGYAFEASEEDIDVDEKVEDLMRRDSAVIKEEIKSFLANRRISQAVVAQVTGISQSRISHWLLQQGSDLSEQKKRAFFRWYQLEKTNPGATLAMRATPLALEEVMDWNQAPPTFGSAPGGFRLRRGSRFTWRKECLAVMEGYFNDNQYPDEAKREEIATACNAVIQKPGKKLSDLERVTSLKVYNWFANRRKDIKRRANIAAILESHGIEVQSPGGQSNSDDVDGNDFPDQGCEVSLFDKRASARQFSFSRADLSSPTQVPTLLPSWFSALGRGGVSGQRATSLIGRSLISGAVPQMEGSRLTGVSWSPPSPSLQDEPTVHSALSEPQDPVSLEKAAAVSDSSPAVTNQGDGAGCSMGNDIKTETLEDD comes from the exons ATGTTCCAGCAGTGTGAGGAGCCTCGCTTCACCATCGAGCAAATTGACCTCCTCCAGAGGCTACGGAGGACGGGCATCACCCAGGCAGAGGTTCTCCATGCGCTGGACACCCTGGATCACCTGGATCGGCAGCATGGGCACAAGTTGACCCATAAACCTTCCTATGTACCACCCTCGTCTTCCAGCACTGTCGCCGCCTCTTCTTCCATGACTTCTACCGCCACTCAGACAAGTTTTCCCAACAACCGCCTCTCATTGTCCCCTAATAACAACTTTGACACCACCTCCCCACCTCTGCCTGTTCCAGTAGCCTCACCTAATACCATAACAGCAGTAGTGCCAAACGGTTTGGTTGCTGTTACCAATGGGAAGCTTTCACCACCCCGGTTTCCTCTTGGTGTGGTTAGCGCTACTGTAACCACACCAGGGTATGCGTTTGAAGCCAGTGAAGAGGACATAGATGTTGATGAAAAGGTGGAGGACTTGATGAG GAGGGACAGTGCTGTGATCAAGGAAGAGATTAAATCCTTCCTGGCGAATCGACGTATATCCCAAGCTGTGGTTGCTCAGGTAACAG GGATCAGTCAGAGCCGGATCTCCCACTGGCTCCTACAGCAGGGATCAGACCTCAGCGAGCAGAAGAAGCGAGCTTTCTTCCGCTGGTACCAGCTGGAGAAGACCAATCCTG GTGCTACTCTGGCAATGCGAGCCACCCCCTTAGCACTGGAGGAGGTGATGGACTGGAATCAAGCTCCTCCTACATTTGGTTCGGCCCCCGGTGGCTTCCGTCTGCGACGAGGGAGCAGATTTACCTGGAGGAAGGAGTGTCTGGCTGTCATGGAGGG CTATTTCAATGATAACCAGTATCCTGATGAAGCCAAGAGAGAGGAGATTGCCACTGCCTGCAATGCTGTCATACAGAAACCAG GAAAGAAGCTGTCTGATTTGGAGAGGGTAACATCCCTGAAGGTCTACAACTGGTTTGCTAACCGCCGCAAAGACATCAAGAGGCGTGCTAATATTG CAGCCATCTTGGAGAGTCATGGCATCGAGGTTCAGAGTCCAggaggtcagtcaaacagcgaCGACGTGGATGGCAACGACTTCCCTGACCAG GGCTGTGAGGTGTCCTTATTTGATAAGAGAGCTTCAGCAAGGCAGTTCAGTTTCAGTCGAGCTGACCTGTCCTCTCCAACCCAG GTTCCCACACTGCTTCCCAGCTGGTTTTCTGCCCTGGGTAGAGGGGGCGTGTCTGGACAGAGGGCCACATCTCTGATTGGTCGCTCCCTAATATCAGGCGCGGTTCCTCAGATGGAAGGTTCCAGACTAACAGGTGTTTCCTGGTCCCCTCCTTCCCCCTCTCTCCAGGACGAGCCCACAGTTCACAGTGCCCTGTCCGAGCCCCAGGATCCAGTCAGTTTGGAGAAGGCGGCGGCGGTGAGTGACAGCAGCCCGGCGGTAACCAATCAGGGGGATGGCGCAGGGTGCAGCATGGGGAATGACATCAAGACGGAGACTCTGGAGGACGACTGA